The following are from one region of the Magallana gigas chromosome 4, xbMagGiga1.1, whole genome shotgun sequence genome:
- the LOC105326100 gene encoding uncharacterized protein, with product MNCDVDADRFVPSVEEQNLLMNELVFIVASSVISNLPQMRAIFEKIYPKHLRHEFSDQAGEKTKQYPLGLTDCNENKTSEMIKMLKEFQRKYVPFKNEEIHESVFFGGDRLTDERIQSSQQAMLNAGSPAGRLEGFISKIEDFHRLMNFLEAIAKLTYSTDSGCDPGTMYYFRNKLNARNVKGKVTNSYRAHKYLYYTVLDALCCVMFLDEFEIVNFDDVIPLPENFDVKPNDEKIAWINEICANLLKKHLFNEGDDLMETLREILNDPNHPENYWISNMNDGRVQCHFCERSYAYVGSLKTHEETKHNAKVPKPKTSKESDTRSDDVESYCNVLFKLTLLHKNLDSAVDMADGNRSVRSAKYELPVYNLTNKTKYAIGSIHLIALTEGILSDEQRVRLTANRFINLQGGVNNNMALDEYVELLNRDSKIACSGFQTKESILYHSKEFPMVVNFVKHHDSICDVTQRKGFHHLPSYLEDVKKVAVELAEMKAIKHVNGRKLKCKTLTKTGKDIFDKCFQHLGTMIFRHKPLYAYHRLRNKKI from the exons ATGAACTGTGATGTTGATGCAGATAGATTTGTACCATCTGTTGAGGAGCAGAACTTGCTTATGAATGAATTAGTGTTCATTGTTGCATCATCTGTAATTAGCAATTTACCACAAATGAGAgctatatttgaaaaaatatacccAAAGCACCTTCGTCATGAATTCAGTGACCAAGCTGGAGAAAAAACAAAGCAG TATCCTTTGGGACTTACAGACtgtaatgaaaataagacttcAGAAATGATTAAGATGTTGAAAGAATTTCAACGGAAGTATGTTCCATTCAAGAATGAGGAAATTCATGAATCAGTATTTTTTGGTG gTGACAGACTGACAGATGAAAGAATTCAATCATCCCAGCAAGCGATGTTGAATGCTGGATCACCAGCAGGGAGGCTTGAAGGCTTTATTTCTAAGATTGAAGACTTTCATAGGCTCATGAACTTTTTGGAG GCCATAGCAAAGCTGACCTATAGCACAGATTCTGGCTGTGACCCAGGCACAATGTACTATTTTCGAAATAAGTTGAATGCTAGAAATGTCAAAGGCAAAGTGACCAATTCCTACAGGgcacataaatatttatattataccGTTCTTGATGCTCTGTGTTGTGTCATGTTTCTGGATGAATTTGAAATTGTCAATTTTGATGATGTTATCCCACTTCCTGAAAATTTCGATGTCAAACCAAATGATGAGAAAATAGCTTggataaatgaaatatgtgcaaatttactgaaaaaacaCTTGTTTAATGAAGGTGATGATTTGATGGAAACACTAAGAGAAATTTTGAATGATCCCAACCATCCAGAAAACTACTGGATCTCTAACATGAATGATGGACGCGTACAATGCCACTTTTGTGAACGATCATATGCTTATGTAGGATCACTCAAAACACATGAAGAGACCAAACACAATGCAAAGGTCCCAAAACCAAAAACCTCAAAAGAAAGTGATACCCGTAGTGATGATGTTGAAAGCTACTGCAATGTGTTGTTTAAATTAACTTTGTTGCATAAAAACTTGGATAGTGCCGTGGATATGGCTGATGGAAACAGAAGTGTTCGTTCTGCTAAATATGAACTACCTGTCTACAACTTAACTAACAAAACTAAATACGCTATTGGTTCCATCCATTTAATAGCTTTAACAGAGGGCATTCTTTCAGATGAGCAAAGAGTGCGACTGACAGCAAATAGATTCATAAATTTACAAGGAGGGGTCAATAATAATATGGCTTTGGACGAGTACGTGGAACTCTTAAACCGCGACAGCAAAATTGCCTGCTCGGGTTTCCAGACCAAAGAGAGCATTTTGTACCATTCAAAGGAATTTCCTATGGTAGTGAACTTCGTAAAACATCACGACTCAATTTGCGATGTGACACAACGGAAAGGCTTTCATCATCTACCATCTTATTTAGAAGATGTAAAGAAAGTTGCTGTTGAACTTGCAGAAATGAAAGCTATTAAACATGTAAATGgtagaaaattaaaatgtaaaacattaacaaaaacaGGTAAAGACATCTTTGATAAATGCTTTCAGCATTTAGGAACAATGATTTTCAGGCATAAACCTTTATATGCATACCACAGGCTacgaaataaaaagatttga